The genomic stretch GGAAGGCGGCTGAGCAGCCAGGCGACGGTGATGGCCAGCCGAATGGGAGGCCGGCGCCACCATGCGGGACGGTCCGCTGTGGGGAGGGCGGTGTGGACGCTCATGCGGAAGCCGTGTTCTGTGTGGAGAGGGATCGTGGATCAGGCGAGAGAGCCAAGACCGCGCCGGGCCAGGTCGGCCAGAAACGCGTTGACGTCGGCTGCGGCTTGGGCAGGCGTGGCATCAGTGCCTGCCGTGAGCCGGTGGACCGCCTCCTCCTGGCTCGCTCCGTTCAGGAGGGCGGTCAGGGTGGCGGAGCCCGTCCCGTTCAGCTCGAAATAGCCGCCCGTGCGCTCGTCGAGGATGACCATGCCGGTGTCGGTGGTGACGGCGGTGACATGTCGGTGCAGCCGAAAGGCCATGTCATGTGCTCCTGGTGGACCGTACGGTGCTTCTGGACGGGGTGGCGGCAGGCAGGGTGAGGCGTCCGTGGTGCAGCCAGTGCTCCACCACAAGGGTGTCTTCGAGGTCGGCGGAGATACGCGGTACCGGAGTGTGCAGCGCCGCGCCCAGGGCTGCGGCGTCCAGCAGACCGGCCTGGGCCAGTCGGGAGCGCTCCACGAGCTGGTTCAGGGCGGCCCGCTGTTCACGCAAGCCCGCGTAGAAGTCGGTGTCGGTGCTGCCCTTCGTCGCGCGGGCGAGCAGGTGACCGGGCATCAGGCCGTGCATGGCCCGGGCCAGGAGTGGTTTGTAGGCGAAGGGTGTCCCACGCTCGTGAGTACGCACCGCGAGACAGGCTTCCACCACGCGGTCGTCGAGGAACGGCAGCCCCATCCACGGCTGGTCGTACTCCTGGCGCATCAGCCGGTAGAGCTGGGAAACGGCCCGCAGCCGGTGCAGGGTCTGGTGCTGTCCCCGGTCGGCGGCAAGGGGCAGCGCGGTCGTCGCAGCTTCCTCCAGGAGGTCGGCGACCAGCAGGGCTGCCCGGCGCGTGGCCCATGGTGCCATGCGCACCGGCGGTCCCCATCCCAACGGCACGTGGTGGGAAGGCTCGGTCGGCGGGCCACCGCGCAGGCGGCGAGCCTGGTCGCGCAGCCACTGCGGGTAGGAGCGTCGGTCGACGAGCCCTCGTAGCGCGAGGCTCAAGGGCCAGCGGCGGACCGAACGGTGGCCGCGCAGGTGACGGACGGCGAGAAGCGGGTGGGCCGGCAACAGGTCGCCGAGGTAACCGGGCGGGGTCTGGAGAACCTCGTCGCCGCCGTGGCCCGCGAGTTGAAGGACGACTCCGTGCCCGCGGTAGCGAGCGGCGGTCGCGTCGAACACGGCCCTGCCTCGCAGCACCCCGGACGGAGCGTCCGCCGGGCTGCCCGGCTCGCCCAGGTTCTCGTACTGGCCAGGCAGTTCGTCGTCGGCCAGCGACAGCGCCACCGTGTCCGGCAGATGGCTTCGGGCCAGGTTGGCCCAGTGTGTGTCGTCGTTGGCCGGATCCCGGAACGCCAAGGTCATCGTGTGCAAGGAGGCGCCGGCGGCGCTCGCGAGGAACGCCAGCGCGGTGGAGTCCATGCCTCCGGACAGGTCACAGCCCACCGCAGATTCCGGTGCCTGGGCGATCCGCAGGGCCACGGCCTCGGCGAGAGCGGCTCGCAGCGCCGCCGCGCCGGTCTCCACCGGCCGGTCGGGAAGAGGCGGTGACCACCAGGGCCGGTGCGCGGATCCGCCGTGCGCGCCGACCGTCAGCGCGTCGCCCGGCGGGACGGCGAAGACGCCCTGCCAGGCGGTGAGACCGTCCAGCAGATGTGGGGGCCCGCCGGTGATGAGTCGTACGGCCAGCCATCGCTCGTCCAGGTCGGCGCCCGACAGGTCCGCCAGGATGTCCGCGCGGTCCGCCGCGACCGTGATGCCGTGCATACGCGCCGTGTAGACGCGACGCAGACCGGAAGCCGTGCCCCGAAGCCGGAACCGGCCCGGTCCCGAGACGGCCACATGCACGCTTCCCGCCGACGCTGAAGGCCCCGGAACGCCTTGGTCAGTGCTCAGGGGCGGCAGGAGACGGGCAAGGGATGCCACGTCTGCACCTGCGTGACCGATGACGGCCACCCTCAGGTCGCCCGTCGACAGGACCTGGCAGTGGCCCGTCGGCACCCGGCCGACCAACCAGGGTCTGCCGGACGCGTGCCGGGCCAGGACCGACCCTTCACACCGGAGCTCTTCCAGCACCCGGAGGGCGGCAGGACAGTCGGGTACGGCGACGAACCACTGCACAGGAGACCTCACTT from Streptomyces roseochromogenus subsp. oscitans DS 12.976 encodes the following:
- a CDS encoding lasso peptide biosynthesis PqqD family chaperone, which produces MAFRLHRHVTAVTTDTGMVILDERTGGYFELNGTGSATLTALLNGASQEEAVHRLTAGTDATPAQAAADVNAFLADLARRGLGSLA
- a CDS encoding asparagine synthase-related protein — translated: MHGITVAADRADILADLSGADLDERWLAVRLITGGPPHLLDGLTAWQGVFAVPPGDALTVGAHGGSAHRPWWSPPLPDRPVETGAAALRAALAEAVALRIAQAPESAVGCDLSGGMDSTALAFLASAAGASLHTMTLAFRDPANDDTHWANLARSHLPDTVALSLADDELPGQYENLGEPGSPADAPSGVLRGRAVFDATAARYRGHGVVLQLAGHGGDEVLQTPPGYLGDLLPAHPLLAVRHLRGHRSVRRWPLSLALRGLVDRRSYPQWLRDQARRLRGGPPTEPSHHVPLGWGPPVRMAPWATRRAALLVADLLEEAATTALPLAADRGQHQTLHRLRAVSQLYRLMRQEYDQPWMGLPFLDDRVVEACLAVRTHERGTPFAYKPLLARAMHGLMPGHLLARATKGSTDTDFYAGLREQRAALNQLVERSRLAQAGLLDAAALGAALHTPVPRISADLEDTLVVEHWLHHGRLTLPAATPSRSTVRSTRST